TCTTGTCTCTAGCAATGCAATATGAGATATCCCTAACAGAACACGCACCAATACGAGAGAGCATGTGCACCAAATATGAGTCTCTTCTATTAGGGCTTGATTACtcttaaaagaatatatatatatatatatatatatagtataaaaaGCTGAAACTCACAACATAGCCATCAGGAGTCCAGCTCGTGATATCCCATTTGATTGTGATATTTCCATTTGGGTCAAGTGGATCATAAGCTTCTGAAAAAGAAAcaaccaaccaaaaaataagataaataaaaatggtCAGTATTTTCAACTCCTTGGCAAATGTCAATTAcatattgaaaattataaaacagAGGCATTTCTAAGCATGTTTTGGTATTAACAAAACTAGAATATAAAACAGTAGCTGGATTGGCTAAATTAAGAAGataataagaatttttatttttattttttgcttattATTTATTACGTGGTAATTTTCCTCATTCACCAAAGTCAATAAACAAAGCCTGACAAATTCCACAAATATTTCTCCAATCAGTCAAGCACACAGCAAGAAATGCAATTCATCAAGACCATTGCTTTCTGTTACTGATTAAAGGTTAAGAAAATATCCATTAACAcaaacaagaaacaagaaacagGGAAATATTCTATATTTGCAAAgattgaaagaagaagaaacagaacTCGCCAACCTGTTGAAGTGAAGCTAGTGCATGACAGCAGAATCAAAAGTAAAGTGGTGAATTTGGAGAAGATTCCCATCATGGGTGAGAACTGAGAAGCAAGAGCCCACTTTCTCGGTGAAGGTTTTATTCTCGTCTCAATGAACGTCTGTATACTTTGTTGGCTCAAGATCACCAGCAGAGAAGAATGAACTCTGAAGAGAGACACAGAGACGAGAAAGAAAGAACGCGGTGTAAGCTGACTTTGGCTTACTTCCCAAGTCAGTCTAATTAAATTAGCCCGCCTTTTAAGCCCACCGTATACACTTTTaactaattattaaaaataaaaataaaaccacagAAAAGTCGTTGTCTTCACATACAAATGTTTTCTATcttatttttggattaaatttaatgagaatatatatataattacataCCCCTTCAAGCTCACCCAAAATTATAATGTCccctcaaatcaaaataaaaaaaattaatattttaatacttcaTTTTACatgtaaattttaattaaaaaaataaagtaaaactccaaacataaaatatttaattaaaattaataagcTATGATTGACATGTACAACAAAGTGAGCACATTTCTGCCTGAAAATGCTTGATTTTACAGAGACGTGTCGAATCTGATCGATGATTGTCCCAAAAGCAATCACATGTTTTGCTTCTTATGCTACATATGGATTATTgtatacatgtttttttttttttttttcttctgaaggcattttcattatattgctgTCTCCCTAGCTAGCTCACACGCCACAGCACGGCAAACCAGGTTATTTGGCCGTATTTTAAATTCCTTGGTGGCAAATTTTCATTGGGATTTGGAGTTTGAAGGTATAGAGTTGGTCAGGGGCCGAGGAAATGCTCATCGGAGGAAggtgtttgtgtgtttttctcCTGAGCCCATCAGAGGGAAGTTGAAACTTGCAAATATGTATTGTGGAAACTAATATCAAGGAATGTACTCACTACTCACGAGAGGATTAGGTTGCatctaggaaagaaaaaatataaattgagaTAGATCAGTGTTCAGGTTCGAAACCATCTAGTACTACCTCTTCCTTGGGTCACATTCTTTTGGTTAATAGTCAGTGATTTATTCAATTTcgtgtaaaattttttttgaagatacGGTACACATGATTAGAGTTTATTCTGTAGGGGTAAGTTCGAAGGGCCTTGCCTTAAAGAGGTTTTtcgatataaaaaaaaaaaaaaatcaaaataataaaaagaaatatattatgTGGCATGGGTTTTGAGATTTGgatttagaaaataaagaaaaattagtgATTTGTAATCATTTGGGTCATGGGTATGGAAGAAAAAAGGTGGTAGCTAGATCCTCTCTTTATTGACAAATAACAAATCAATCGAAATATGATTCAACATATCATATGAATCAAAGAACTTTCATTGAAAAcgatataatttttattccacACGTATTTGACTCATTCATCGAATGCACCCatcattcaattttaatttagcATCAGCTTTTTGCACGCATATGGGAATGGGACGTTCCGCGTATTTAAAACGAAAAGACAGGAAGAGGAGAATTTGGAAGTGGCACGTCAAACCTTATAAacagggcttttttttttcttcagcgcttaggggtgggcaaaaaagTACTTTCACCtttactaatttttatttttattttttgtttgaaaatgtgttatgatataatataaatatgaaagttATTTTGAATGTGTATGTGTTTTATAATGtgtgttgatatattttttttattaaaaaatgctacacttcctaaatttttttttttagaagttggttctcaaatgatatATTGTTATTTCTATGTTCttcatttaaaaacaaaaacaaagaacaaatttgTATTCTTGCTTAGGAGGCAATTTTTGCCTCTTACTTCCAATTCTGACTCCGACATTTTAAAGGCGGAGCTGGATTGGAAATCACTTTGTTAGAGGTTTTTCAACTCTTCCTATTTCGCTGGAGGCGGATGCCAAAAAACCCATTTTTGACTCGTACATTAGTTTCTGCCCTATCACTGTTTGCATTTTCTTCTTAggataagctatatatatatataatgaattgtGAAGGCCATAATATTGTTGTAATTGAAGAAGCTGAAGCATGAATACTTTACAGAAAGAACTTTGGAGATGTTTAGTTACAAAGCTGTGCAATATGCTACATGATCTTAAGCTAAACATAATTGTTCGTTTTAAAAAGGCATCTTGAACCGAGCAAATTCTTCGGTTCTGAATTATTTGAAGAATTTTATAAAGATagacaaaatgaaaattttggctATATATGTATAGCTATTTAAGAGGAACATTGTCCTGATGAATTGGCTTCCTTCTCCAATCCTAGTATTAAAGGCAGCATGTAGCTTAgaaatttggtgtttttttttttaatgtacttTTCCGTATGGGTAGGGTGTGCCTTacgttttttttaataaataatttcaatTACTTGCTAACAACAAAAAGTTTATTTCTTGTCAAATCTTACGTACAAGTGGCAAATAggtttgacaaaaaaaataatgatacaTACACTTCCTTTCCTATGAGTATGAAAAAATAGATATGGGAAagtgaaattatatataatattactcataaaCGAAAATACTGATTTTTATAAACTCAGAAAGCCAATTGACCAGTAAACATGAAAGGTGAAACCCACGAGAATCACTTTGGATTTAAAACCCACCcacccaaaaacttaaaaaaatgggTTTATGATGATCTGTAGCGGCATGTTCGGCAAGTGCAATAAATTATGGAAGAAAAACTCAGCCGCAGGAGATTATGCTGCGAGTGTGCGTGCTTAGAGGTGTACAAGCAGTTGCGATTAATgattatttgttaaaattattaACTGTAATTGCCTAAAAggcaattattagattttaataacCGCTCCGCTTATGTAGTTAgtggttattttataactagTGGTTAGTGATTGTTCAAACTAATAACTGACGgttttataaccgctttttttatttgggcttTTTTAGGTGTTTTGAGCATTTACttgcttattttaaataattttgagcCAAAgtgttctaaaaaaataataaatataatgaaATCCTATCTAAAATAACACCACTAAAACCGTGTTGtttaaatgttatatttttaatataaaatatatataatatatatttatatattattattatgtacaAAGATAGTCTGTTATAGATTATTAACCGCTTTTTCCTTCCCCTAAAATAACTAACCATCCTGCCCTAGGCAAATAGGAATTGCAACCCGGTTATAACCGCGTGTTTGTATACCCTAAGTCAATCACCCTTGTCAGGGTACTCACTCAaacgaaaaatataaaaaccaaaaagaaaaaataaaaaaccctttCTATTTTCTTGGTACGTTGAGAATTATTTCGCTCCAAGCAGACCGGATTgcgaaaaaaagaagagaaaagtcgTTCTTGATCATTTTCGTGCTCGAGCAAATTCAAAACATTCATTTCGTATAGTAGAAGCCTTTGAGAGATTTTTCAAAGCCGATGAGCTTCTGAAGAGAAATGCGTTCTTGAATTCGTGTCCATTCGAGATTTCTATTCTTCGAGTCTGTTCGATCCAAGACGAGTCCATGGCTGCGCCCAGCGCTCGAGCTCAGCCGTTTGGTCAAACCGAGATTAACTGGGACAAGTACGTCCCTATTTCTGGTTTAATCTCTATTTTTAGTGTAATTTCCTTTCATTAAGTCGTTTATGCTCGTAATTagctttttctttcaatttctttatgaAATATATGTGGTTTTGTTTGGTAGCTGAGGAAAGGGGagggaaaaaggaagaaaatgaaacattGAATTCCATACTTTCTGTTTGATTCGGTTATCTAAGCCAAGTGTTTGTGCAATCTTTAGGCCTGGAATTTCGGAAAAACGAGGAGTTTGAAATTCCACGGAGTTATAAGATTGTTAtttcgaagaaaaaaattggCGAGTATTGCGGTAAGATATTCGTATAAATGTGTTTGGTTTTGTACATCTTAAGGGCACTAAGCAAAATGTTAATCTCACGGTTGAGGGTAATCATTCAAAACTTGTGAAGAATGTCTACTTATTGATGTACTTGAACTAAATCAATTACGCTTGCTGTCAACCTATTGCAATGCCCCTCCTTTACTTGGGCTCCGGACTGAATATGCAGAAGGATAGGacaacaaaatatgaaataggTAGAGCTGACAGCAAGTGTAAAAAATTTGTGACACCTATGAACCTGGTTCCTATTGTCTATTGAAGAAGACTTAGTCATTTTTTATGGGTCAATTACACATGCCAATTTGAGCGATAGCTCATTGGCATATACATAATCTTGTGGATTGATTACTCTTTCTTCTTGGTTTACTAagaatttttcagtttttgatCTCACTGGTTCTACCTGCAGGCTTGACAAGACCAAGTTTTATGTCGTAGGGGCTGGCCTCTTTACAGGAGTTACCGTGGCACTGTACCCAGTCTCTGTTGTAAAAACCAGGCTGCAGGTTGCATCGAAGGACGTTGCCGAGAGAAATGCAACTTCTGTCATCAAAGGGATACTGAGAACTGATGGGGTTCCTGGTCTGTACAGAGGGTTCGGTACAGTCATAACTGGTGCAATTCCTGCCAGGGTTATTTTTCTTACTGCTTTAGAGACCACAAAAGTGGCTGCCTTCAAGATGGTCGAACCATTTAAATTATCTGAGCCTACAGAGGCAGCCATAGCAAACGGAGTAGCTGGCATGATAGCATCGGTTTTTTCTCAGGCCGTGTTTGTTCCAATTGATGTGGTATGGAGGCAGTAGGTCATATTTTGGACGAGCATTTTTCTGTCTTTATACTTCAATTGTAAAAACTTATTTAAAGGGTTGGCATATTATCATCTGATATTGGTTTATAACATTTCTGGGTTTGAAATGCTAATTTGAGTTTAGCCTAAAGGTCAGAGTCATATAAAgcgaaataaaaaagaagaggaaattcTTAGATGCTAATTTCCTCAATATTGGGCTCTTCAGATTAGCCAAAAGCTGATGGTCCAAGGATACTCAGGCCACACAAAGTACAATGGGGGTTTAGATGTTACTCGTAAGATTCTAAAGTCTGATGGCATTCGGGGATTATACAGAGGGTTTGGTCTATCTGTTATGACTTATTCCCCATCAAGTGCGGTATGGTGGGCAAGTTATGGTTCAAGCCAACGCTTCATCTGGAGGTGAGACATGGTAATTTGTTttcaattaatgttaattgttGAAAGTGCTTGCAAGCAGTCCAGTTATAATTTTTCTATCATATAAGTGCACATCAAATGTTGCGTACCTTTAGATTTTAGGTTCTTATCTTAGAAATGATCCTCCATTACTATGTCTTATGTACTTCACATGgataggattctctccatttcaccTGAAATGGAGAAGAACCATTTCGTGGTCCAGATTAGATTTTACAGATTTTATGGTGTATATGTTGTCACCTAGtgaattttaaatgacatgacaaCACGTACACCGGTGagatacaaaaaaaacaaaatctggaCCAGAAAATGGTTATTCtccattttaagtgaaatggagaggatcctgatcCTACTTCACAAGGGGCAAACCAACGTCACAGGTGCTTTGCTATTAATTGGACTTAGTAGGCTTCAAATTCCAGTTTCTTATGGAACAGGGTAATGATATTGAAAAGGTCAGGAATATATGTAAGTTCAAATATATGATTAGGAGGTTGGGAACCTGAAAATGTTGGTTCTGATGACTTGACACTTACTTTTGGCATTTTGTCTGCATGCCATGctcatcgtcatcatcatccttacttttatcattatcatctttgtttattattattattactttaaaGTTGTGTTTTGAGTTCTCGACTTattgataatttatttaatttctaactAGTGCATTACCATTTCATTTATTCGGTAGTCTCTTAGGCCACGGCACTGATCAGGAGGAAGCTGCTCCTAGCCAGTCAAAAATAGTGTTAGTTCAAGCTGCTGGAGGAATTATTGCAGGAGCAATAGCGTCCTGTACCACGACCCCATTGGACACCATTAAGACACGCTTACAGGTATTCATTAACCTAGTTCACATCAAActatcttcttctccttcatcaGTTCAATTGAATCCTGACTGCTGGACATGCTTTTGGCTGGTTGCAATTGAAAACattctatcaatttttatagaaaaaaatgcTTGGTCTATTATATTGGCCATGAAAATGTAATTCATGAATAATTGATAACATACCTACTTTTCCCAGAAAAAAATGCTGGCCTGAAGCTCCCTATTCCCTGTTCCCTTAATTGATGCTTGCTTTCTAGTGCGAGGGAGTTAAAAGTTTGACCATCTTTAAGGCAATTCACACTGTATTCATATAGTGACAAAGTAAATCAAGGGCATTCTCCTCTAATTTTCCTAGACAAGTGAATGGTCGGACATAGGAAAATTTAGAATTTACCCGTATTTTGTGTTCATGTGTGTATGTGCGCGTGTGTATACATGCATGAGCATGCTTGTGTTATTGTGTTCTGTGTACATGCCAAGTTTATCGGTGCACTTGAATGGTTTCACTTTAATTGCATGTTGTGCAgtatttcttcttcatttttcccAACAAAAATATGGTAAGCTATTGGTATAGTGTCCATCAATGTTTGGTCAACTTGGTGGGTGGGTGGTTTGACCACTAAGATATAGGGTTACCTACCAGGACAGACAAGTTTTTTGTTCCACGATTTGTTTAGATGTGTAATGTTTTAACCATTGTACTTCTATGGTATGTCTTCATGTTACTTAACACCCTTCAACCCAAAAGATTAAGATAGGGCTTGAGATATATTTTAGTATCCATGCAAAACTAAATGGGAGTCTTTAGTTGTTGGTTGTCTGAAACTGGA
This window of the Corylus avellana chromosome ca5, CavTom2PMs-1.0 genome carries:
- the LOC132180293 gene encoding uncharacterized protein LOC132180293; translated protein: MAAPSARAQPFGQTEINWDKLDKTKFYVVGAGLFTGVTVALYPVSVVKTRLQVASKDVAERNATSVIKGILRTDGVPGLYRGFGTVITGAIPARVIFLTALETTKVAAFKMVEPFKLSEPTEAAIANGVAGMIASVFSQAVFVPIDVISQKLMVQGYSGHTKYNGGLDVTRKILKSDGIRGLYRGFGLSVMTYSPSSAVWWASYGSSQRFIWSLLGHGTDQEEAAPSQSKIVLVQAAGGIIAGAIASCTTTPLDTIKTRLQVVGHEKRSTAREVVKGLIKDDGWKGFYRGLGPRFFSMSAWGTSMIVSYEYLKRLCAKDDLM